Proteins encoded in a region of the Salvelinus fontinalis isolate EN_2023a chromosome 17, ASM2944872v1, whole genome shotgun sequence genome:
- the LOC129813747 gene encoding protein-L-isoaspartate O-methyltransferase domain-containing protein 1-like, which produces MGGAVSAGEDNDDLIDNLKEAQYIRTGRVEQAFRAIDRRDYYLDGYRDNAYKDLAWKHGNIHLSAPCIYSEVMEALKLQQGLSFLNLGSGTGYLSTMVGLIIGPFGVNHGVELHTDVVEYAKEKLDDFIKNSDSFDKFEFCEPIFVVGNCLEISSDSHQYDRIYCGAGVQKDHENYMKILLKVGGILVMPIEDQLIQITRTGQCSWESKNILAVSFAPLVQQNRAEGSKPDAVELPPVTVSSLQDLSRVYIRRTLRDLTNEECPDKGLVQRAPQKRRRRHCRLRRINTYVFVGNQLIPQAMESEEDEQIDQEQHKEDQEQQEAQEKEQEEEEEERDISSVEILKAVNVLRDKIMTLPLPESLKTYLLYYREK; this is translated from the exons ATGGGGGGGGCAGTGAGCGCCGGGGAGGACAACGATGATCTGATTGACAACCTGAAGGAGGCGCAGTACATCCGTACAGGTCGCGTGGAGCAGGCCTTCAGGGCCATAGACCGCAGGGACTACTACCTGGATGGCTACAG GGACAATGCCTATAAGGACCTGGCGTGGAAGCATGGCAACATCCACCTTTCTGCCCCCTGTATCTACTCTGAGGTGATGGAGGCTCTGAAGCTCCAGCAGGGACTGTCCTTCCTCAATCTGGGCAGTGGGACTGGATACCTCAGCACCATGGTGGGACTCATAATAG GTCCATTTGGTGTGAACCATGGAGTGGAGCTCCATACGGATGTGGTGGAATACGCCAAGGAGAAACTAGATGACTTCATCAAGAATAGTGACAGCTTTGATAA GTTTGAGTTCTGTGAACCCATCTTTGTGGTGGGCAACTGTCTGGAGATCTCGTCAGACAGCCACCAATACGATCGTATCTACTGTGGTGCGGGGGTGCAGAAGGATCATGAAAATTACATGAAAATCCTGCTCAAAGTTGGGGGTATTCTAGTGATGCCTATAGAGGATCAG CTGATCCAGATCACCAGGACTGGTCAGTGTTCCTGGGAGAGTAAGAATATCCTGGCCGTGTCATTCGCTCCTCTGGTACAGCAGAACAGAGCTGAGGGAAGCAAGCCTGATGCTGTAGAGCTCC ccccAGTGACAGTCAGTAGCCTTCAGGACCTGTCTCGCGTCTACATCCGCCGCACCCTCCGAGATCTGACCAATGAAGAATGTCCTGACAAAGGTCTGGTGCAGAGGGCGCCCCAGAAACGCAGGCGCAGGCATTGCCGGCTGCGACGCATTAACACGTACGTCTTTGTGGGTAACCAGCTGATCCCCCAAGCCATGGAGAGCGAGGAGGATGAACAGATTGACCAGGAGCAGCACAAGGAGGACCAGGAGCAGCAAGAGGcgcaggagaaggagcaggaggaagaggaggaggagagagacattagCAGCGTTGAGATACTAAAGGCAGTGAATGTGCTGAGAGACAAAATCATGACTTTGCCTCTGCCTGAATCGCTGAAGACCTATCTGTTATACTACAGAGAAAAATGA